In Rattus norvegicus strain BN/NHsdMcwi chromosome 1, GRCr8, whole genome shotgun sequence, a genomic segment contains:
- the LOC134484999 gene encoding sperm motility kinase 2B-like, with product MSFRSKRESERLRSQGSSCTESFCSQYLVLNTIGHGFHAAVKLAVHRLTGTPVAVKMLLKRQQWCQQVTSEVEIMMRINHPNIVSLIQVIDTEKITYLIMELAKGNQLYSRIKEAGHLQEDEARGIFRQLLSAVGYCHEEGIIHRDLKPDNILVDTKGRIKIVDFGSATQVRPGQKLRTHYGTYAFSAPELFLGKFYEGPKVDVWALGVILYYMTVGKLPFEAVGLPLLRRQVVLGTYAEPLGLSEELQDLLSLLMKVNSQQRPTIPDLLTHPWLKIDSEGFPQPCKELIPLRPDPAILRAMQDIGFEAQEVKDSLDQKKFNQSMACYYFLEKQALQECDIPTRPHPCMTPFPTLDYPATSVRGLRRRGSEPRWLGSSSDSQGSDLGQTASHGLVKRASWPGSLLCRPHQITPTVELTHRISISDPCFYSVHSKGKKTINTKSTEDKSSASAEVKPVASRPWPKRFRGWVKNIRNGLMNLCCCIPSRKKPPLGHNRVVPQK from the coding sequence ATGAGCTTCCGGAGCAAACGGGAGTCAGAAAGGCTCCGATCTCAGGGCAGCTCTTGCACAGAGAGTTTCTGCTCTCAATATTTGGTTTTGAATACCATCGGCCATGGTTTCCACGCGGCCGTGAAGTTGGCCGTGCACCGCCTCACAGGTACCCCCGTGGCTGTCAAAATGCTCCTCAAGAGACAACAGTGGTGCCAGCAGGTCACATCTGAGGTAGAAATCATGATGAGGATCAACCACCCAAATATTGTATCTCTCATACAAGTCATTGACACTGAAAAGATAACATACCTCATCATGGAGTTGGCCAAGGGGAACCAGCTTTATTCTCGCATCAAAGAGGCTGGCCATCTGCAGGAGGATGAAGCACGGGGCATATTCAGACAATTATTAAGTGCTGTGGGATACTGCCATGAAGAAGGCATTATACACCGGGACCTTAAACCCGATAACATACTAGTCGATACCAAGGGAAGAATTAAAATCGTTGATTTTGGCTCTGCCACTCAAGTGCGGCCTGGGCAAAAGTTGAGAACGCACTATGGGACTTAtgcattttctgctcctgagctgTTCCTCGGGAAATTTTATGAGGGCCCCAAGGTCGACGTGTGGGCCCTAGGAGTAATTCTTTATTATATGACAGTTGGAAAACTCCCATTTGAGGCTGTCGGGCTACCACTACTCCGAAGGCAGGTTGTGTTAGGGACTTATGCTGAACCACTTGGCCTGTCAGAAGAGCTACAAGACCTGCTGAGTCTTTTAATGAAAGTGAATTCCCAGCAGAGGCCCACAATTCCTGACCTTTTGACTCATCCCTGGCTTAAGATAGACTCAGAGGGGTTCCCACAACCTTGTAAGGAACTcatccccctcaggccagacccagcCATTCTTAGAGCAATGCAGGACATTGGATTTGAAGCCCAAGAGGTTAAAGACTCCCTCgatcagaagaaattcaaccaAAGTATGGCTTGTTACTACTTTTTGGAAAAGCAGGCTCTTCAAGAGTGTGACATCCCAACCCGGCCTCATCCATGCATGACCCCATTCCCGACCCTTGATTACCCTGCTACTTCAGTGCGAGGGCTCAGAAGGCGAGGAAGCGAGCCCAGATGGCTCGGGTCATCCTCTGATAGTCAAGGTTCTGACCTCGGCCAGACAGCTAGTCATGGATTAGTCAAGAGGGCCAGTTGGCCTGGCAGTCTTCTCTGCAGGCCACATCAGATAACACCCACAGTGGAGCTAACCCACAGAATTTCTATTAGTGACCCCTGCTTTTATTCAGTGCACAGCAAAGGCAAGAAGACCATCAACACTAAAAGCACAGAAGACAAATCCAGTGCCTCAGCAGAGGTTAAGCCTGTCGCAAGCAGGCCCTGGCCCAAAAGATTTAGGGGGTGGGTCAAGAACATCCGAAATGGCCTGATGAACCTGTGTTGCTGCATTCCGTCCAGAAAAAAACCTCCCCTGGGGCACAACAGAGTTGTTCCCCAGAAATGA